Proteins encoded together in one Kitasatospora albolonga window:
- a CDS encoding cytochrome bd biosynthesis ABC transporter ATP-binding protein — MMLHPELLRAARTARRPLGLATALLALVTLTHLAQAVLLAVVLSRIAHGDTADLAPLLLSVLAVVLVRAALGRAQRLTAVSAGAAVRIRLRDTLLSRLGELGPTAVTGARAGAVRATLVDGVEGVDAYVSRYLPQALITCAAPPLLLVAVALVEPYAALVLGLALLLAIFGPRWWDRLLDRRGKEHWDSYEALAADYLEALQGMATLRAAGAVGRVRERLERRSAALHRATVAKLRVSLVDTGLTDLAVQGGTVAAVLVACSSAATGRTATTGTYLLLLLASECFRPVRDLSREWHAGYLGVSAADGIAALRTAEPAVADRGSALAHWDTAPEVRFEDVHFTHPGADRPALDGVTFTAPAGRTTAIVGPSGAGKSTLLSLLLRGRDPDTGRVTIAGTETAAYTLASLRRGIAVVSQETYLFHATIAENLRIARPAATDAHLRAAARAAGIDQEITAFPQGYATLVGERGATLSGGQRQRLALARALLADAPVLILDEATSAVDERGEARIVRELTAASRGRTCLVVAHRLDAVRHADHIVVLDGGRVEASGDHSGLLAGGGVYAALVAAGRTAHEEPAA; from the coding sequence ATGATGCTCCACCCCGAACTCCTGCGCGCCGCCCGGACCGCCCGCCGCCCCCTCGGCCTGGCCACCGCGCTGCTCGCCCTGGTCACCCTCACCCATCTCGCCCAGGCCGTCCTGCTCGCGGTCGTCCTCTCCCGGATCGCCCACGGCGACACAGCCGACCTCGCACCGCTCCTCCTCTCCGTGCTCGCCGTCGTCCTCGTCCGCGCCGCGCTCGGCCGCGCCCAGCGCCTGACCGCCGTCAGCGCCGGGGCCGCCGTCCGCATCCGGCTCCGCGACACCCTGCTGAGCCGCCTCGGCGAACTCGGGCCCACCGCTGTCACCGGCGCGCGGGCCGGAGCCGTACGCGCCACGCTCGTCGACGGCGTCGAAGGGGTGGACGCGTACGTCTCCCGCTACCTCCCCCAGGCCCTCATCACCTGCGCCGCCCCGCCCCTGCTGCTCGTCGCCGTCGCGCTCGTCGAGCCGTACGCGGCCCTTGTCCTGGGCCTCGCCCTGCTGCTCGCGATCTTCGGACCGCGCTGGTGGGACCGGCTGCTCGACCGGCGCGGCAAGGAGCACTGGGACTCCTACGAAGCCCTCGCCGCCGACTACCTGGAAGCTCTCCAGGGCATGGCCACCCTGCGCGCCGCCGGGGCGGTGGGCCGCGTACGGGAACGGCTGGAGAGGCGTTCGGCGGCGCTCCACCGCGCGACCGTCGCCAAGCTCCGGGTCTCCCTGGTCGACACCGGCCTCACCGACCTCGCCGTCCAGGGCGGCACCGTGGCCGCCGTCCTGGTGGCGTGCTCCTCGGCGGCCACCGGACGCACCGCCACCACCGGGACGTACCTCCTGCTCCTGCTCGCCTCCGAGTGCTTCCGCCCCGTCCGCGATCTCTCCCGCGAATGGCACGCGGGCTATCTCGGGGTCTCGGCCGCCGACGGCATCGCCGCCCTGCGCACCGCCGAACCCGCCGTCGCCGACCGGGGGAGTGCGCTCGCCCACTGGGACACCGCCCCCGAAGTCCGCTTCGAGGACGTGCACTTCACCCACCCCGGGGCGGATCGCCCGGCCCTGGACGGCGTCACCTTCACCGCACCCGCCGGGCGCACCACCGCGATCGTCGGCCCCTCCGGCGCCGGGAAGTCGACCCTGCTGAGCCTCCTGCTGCGCGGGCGCGACCCCGACACCGGCCGCGTCACGATCGCGGGGACCGAGACCGCCGCGTACACGCTCGCCTCGCTGCGCCGGGGCATCGCCGTCGTCTCGCAGGAGACGTACCTCTTCCACGCCACGATCGCCGAGAACCTGCGCATCGCCCGCCCCGCCGCCACCGACGCCCACCTGCGCGCCGCCGCCCGGGCGGCGGGCATCGACCAGGAGATCACCGCGTTCCCGCAGGGGTACGCCACCCTCGTCGGCGAACGCGGCGCCACGCTCTCCGGCGGCCAGCGCCAACGGCTCGCCCTCGCCCGCGCCCTCCTCGCCGACGCCCCCGTCCTGATCCTGGACGAGGCCACGAGCGCGGTGGACGAGCGCGGCGAGGCACGGATCGTACGGGAGCTGACGGCGGCGAGCCGGGGACGCACCTGCCTCGTCGTCGCCCACCGGCTCGACGCCGTACGCCACGCCGACCACATCGTCGTCCTCGACGGCGGCCGGGTCGAGGCGTCCGGCGACCACAGCGGACTGCTCGCGGGCGGCGGCGTCTACGCCGCGCTCGTCGCGGCAGGCCGCACCGCCCATGAGGAGCCCGCCGCATGA
- a CDS encoding protein phosphatase, translating to MASADEGPPARPGPLPSADPRGPVRLSDDAVAVVAGDGTVIGWTLGAQALLGYTAAEMVGRSAALLLAGSPDPRRTAAVAARSRAGSGWSGQIALRGRDAREIDVDVRVSASFLIAGRESFLLSGREHTPHWTVDGSVLEGFLTRSPVGMAVMDPELRYLWLNDTLERFGGVPREQRLGRRPADVLPGLLAAPIERLMRQVLATGVPVTDYEYLGWSWADPNRRRAYSSSFFPLADAEENRIGIGYMVLDVTDRWNARRLLALVNEAGASIGSTLDVQRTAQELADFAVPRFADFVFVDLLETPLGRERPGVPLLGTEVRGGKPRMIRMGMSSVREGCPEAVVRVGESVDFVPPPHDAHFLLDGDPVLLPLLDPDSHGWTVEQPARAARIREFGLHSLISVPMRARDTVLGLTTFMRSQNPVPFDEDDVAPARELVARAAVCVDNARRYTREHTAALVLQESLLPHTLRGGTALDVASSYLPADAKDGVGGDWFDVIPLSGARVGLVIGDVVGHGISAAATMGRLRTAVQTLADMDLAPDELLARLDDLVLRLSEEETAGGKADRGGATVLGATCLYAVYDPASRCCTMARAGHPPPVVVTPDGAVSFPDLPSGPPLGLGGLPFEALEVELPEGSLLGLYTDGLIEGTDKDVEQGMARLGRAVSREGLPLDELCSAVVKELLPVPQPDDIALLLARTHALSPDRLASWDVPLDPAAVGVTRNQVARRLEAWGLDELTMTTELIVSELVTNAIRYASGPVRLRLLLQSVLTCEVSDASSTTPRLRHARTTDEGGRGLFLVAQLARRWGTRYTHRGKIIWAEQNLPTPGPGPVSPPGPPSDSPSGAVPGAPPGTPPPG from the coding sequence ATGGCGTCCGCCGACGAGGGCCCCCCGGCGCGGCCCGGCCCGCTGCCCTCCGCGGACCCGCGGGGCCCCGTGCGGCTGAGCGACGACGCGGTGGCGGTGGTCGCCGGGGACGGCACGGTCATCGGCTGGACCCTCGGGGCTCAGGCCCTGCTCGGGTACACGGCCGCCGAGATGGTCGGCCGGTCCGCCGCCCTGCTGCTGGCCGGGTCCCCCGACCCCCGGCGTACGGCCGCGGTGGCCGCCCGCAGCCGCGCCGGGTCGGGGTGGAGCGGGCAGATCGCCCTGCGCGGCCGGGACGCGCGGGAGATCGACGTCGATGTACGGGTCTCCGCCTCGTTCCTGATCGCCGGGCGCGAGAGCTTCCTGCTCTCCGGGCGGGAGCACACCCCGCACTGGACGGTGGACGGATCGGTGCTGGAGGGGTTCCTGACCCGGTCGCCGGTCGGCATGGCGGTGATGGACCCGGAGCTGCGCTACCTCTGGCTCAACGACACCCTGGAGCGGTTCGGCGGGGTGCCCCGGGAACAGCGGCTGGGGCGGCGGCCCGCGGACGTGCTGCCCGGACTGCTCGCGGCGCCCATCGAGCGGCTGATGCGGCAGGTCCTGGCGACCGGTGTACCGGTCACCGACTACGAGTACCTGGGCTGGAGCTGGGCCGACCCGAACCGCAGACGGGCCTATTCCAGCTCGTTCTTCCCGCTGGCGGACGCCGAGGAGAACCGGATCGGCATCGGCTACATGGTGCTGGACGTGACCGACCGGTGGAACGCGCGCAGGCTGCTGGCGCTCGTGAACGAGGCGGGGGCCAGCATCGGCTCCACCCTGGACGTGCAGCGCACGGCCCAGGAACTGGCCGATTTCGCGGTGCCCCGGTTCGCCGACTTCGTCTTCGTCGACCTGCTGGAGACCCCGCTGGGCCGGGAGCGGCCGGGCGTCCCGCTGCTCGGTACGGAGGTGCGGGGCGGAAAACCGCGGATGATCCGCATGGGGATGAGCTCGGTGCGCGAGGGATGTCCGGAGGCGGTCGTACGGGTCGGGGAGAGCGTCGACTTCGTACCGCCGCCGCACGACGCGCACTTCCTGCTCGACGGTGACCCGGTCCTCCTGCCGCTGCTCGACCCGGACAGCCACGGGTGGACCGTGGAGCAGCCCGCGCGGGCCGCCCGCATCCGTGAGTTCGGGCTGCACTCGCTCATCTCCGTACCGATGCGGGCGCGGGACACCGTCCTCGGGCTCACCACGTTCATGCGGTCGCAGAACCCGGTCCCGTTCGACGAGGACGATGTGGCACCGGCCCGGGAGCTGGTGGCCCGGGCGGCGGTGTGCGTGGACAACGCCCGCCGCTACACCCGGGAGCACACGGCGGCGCTGGTGCTCCAGGAAAGCCTGCTGCCGCACACGCTGCGCGGCGGGACGGCGCTGGACGTGGCCTCCTCGTACCTCCCGGCAGACGCGAAGGACGGGGTCGGGGGCGACTGGTTCGATGTGATCCCGCTGTCCGGGGCGCGGGTCGGCCTGGTCATCGGTGATGTGGTGGGCCATGGGATCAGCGCCGCCGCGACGATGGGTCGGCTGCGCACCGCCGTGCAGACGCTGGCCGACATGGACCTCGCGCCGGACGAGCTGCTGGCCCGGCTGGACGATCTCGTGCTGCGGCTGAGCGAGGAGGAGACGGCGGGCGGGAAGGCCGACCGGGGCGGCGCGACGGTGCTGGGCGCCACCTGCCTCTACGCCGTCTACGATCCGGCGAGCCGGTGCTGCACGATGGCCCGGGCCGGGCACCCGCCGCCGGTCGTCGTCACCCCGGACGGCGCGGTCAGCTTCCCCGACCTCCCCTCCGGTCCGCCGCTGGGCCTCGGCGGTCTCCCCTTCGAGGCCCTGGAGGTCGAGCTGCCCGAGGGGAGCCTGCTCGGGCTCTACACCGACGGCCTCATCGAGGGCACCGACAAGGACGTCGAGCAGGGCATGGCCCGGCTGGGGCGGGCCGTATCGCGGGAGGGGCTGCCGCTGGACGAGCTGTGCTCGGCAGTGGTCAAGGAGCTGCTGCCCGTTCCGCAGCCGGACGACATCGCCCTCCTGCTCGCCCGGACCCACGCGCTGAGCCCGGACCGGCTGGCCTCCTGGGACGTGCCCCTGGACCCGGCGGCCGTCGGCGTGACCCGGAACCAGGTGGCGCGCCGACTGGAGGCGTGGGGGCTGGACGAGCTGACGATGACGACCGAGCTGATCGTCAGCGAGCTGGTGACCAACGCGATCCGGTACGCGTCCGGCCCCGTACGGCTGCGGCTGCTGCTCCAGTCCGTGCTGACCTGCGAGGTGTCCGACGCCAGCAGCACCACCCCGAGGCTGCGGCACGCCCGTACGACGGACGAGGGAGGGCGCGGCCTGTTCCTCGTCGCCCAGCTGGCCCGGCGCTGGGGCACCCGGTACACGCACCGGGGGAAGATCATCTGGGCGGAGCAGAATCTGCCGACGCCGGGGCCGGGGCCGGTGTCTCCGCCCGGTCCTCCGTCCGACTCCCCGTCCGGGGCTGTTCCCGGGGCTCCTCCCGGGACTCCCCCTCCCGGTTGA
- a CDS encoding glycosyl hydrolase family 26, with translation MPAKRRLIATCIAAAVLSLLAGAGIAGQGSPGADSMDGAAPGPQSSRGGGTTAHGAYLDYGPAGVRRMDQLSRWLGGAELRVGHTYLPGDLWVNIEGTPDFLDSWADWRRADERRMFVLNVPMLERNEGRVPDAEVRRLLRSGAMGDFDHHFTRLAERLVALGLPDTVIVLGWEMNGTTYTHRCGPDPASWQTYWQRIVKAMRDVPGQEFRFDFTPSRGLDAVPWTACYPGDDVVDIIGMDSYDQPRGGSFDDQVDEPYGLQAHVDFAAERGKPISFPEWGLFHNGDNPEYMRRMLDWIDRHQPLYQTITDYCPHGVWQCRSNPRSSRVYRTKLAEMAAPVRPAPSPPPAPSPPPPPVPTPSAPTPPPAPTVPPVVQPSPSPSAPPAPTAPEPPATRQWCITVPFGDWLGQWLGEREICVRY, from the coding sequence ATGCCGGCCAAGCGCCGACTCATCGCCACATGCATCGCCGCGGCTGTCCTCAGTCTCCTGGCCGGCGCCGGTATCGCGGGCCAGGGGAGTCCGGGCGCCGATTCCATGGACGGTGCCGCCCCGGGGCCGCAGAGCAGCAGGGGCGGCGGCACCACCGCCCACGGCGCCTATCTGGACTACGGTCCGGCCGGGGTACGGAGGATGGACCAGCTCTCCCGCTGGCTGGGCGGCGCGGAGCTGCGGGTGGGGCACACCTACCTGCCGGGCGACCTGTGGGTGAACATCGAGGGCACCCCCGACTTCCTGGATTCCTGGGCCGACTGGCGCAGGGCGGACGAGAGGCGGATGTTCGTCCTCAACGTCCCCATGCTGGAGCGGAACGAGGGGCGCGTCCCGGACGCCGAGGTCCGCCGCCTGCTGCGGTCGGGGGCGATGGGCGACTTCGACCACCACTTCACCAGGCTGGCGGAGCGCCTGGTGGCGCTGGGTCTGCCGGACACGGTGATCGTGCTCGGCTGGGAGATGAACGGCACCACGTACACCCACCGCTGCGGGCCCGATCCGGCGTCCTGGCAGACGTACTGGCAGCGGATCGTGAAGGCGATGCGCGATGTGCCCGGCCAGGAGTTCCGTTTCGACTTCACGCCCAGCCGGGGCCTGGACGCGGTGCCGTGGACCGCGTGCTACCCGGGTGACGACGTCGTCGACATCATCGGCATGGACTCCTACGACCAGCCTCGGGGCGGGTCCTTCGACGACCAGGTCGACGAGCCGTACGGGCTCCAGGCGCACGTCGACTTCGCGGCGGAGCGCGGCAAGCCCATCTCGTTCCCGGAGTGGGGGCTGTTCCACAACGGGGACAACCCCGAGTACATGCGGCGGATGCTCGACTGGATCGACCGGCACCAGCCGCTGTACCAGACGATCACGGACTACTGCCCGCACGGGGTGTGGCAGTGCAGGAGCAATCCCCGCTCCTCGCGGGTGTACCGGACGAAGCTCGCCGAGATGGCCGCACCGGTGAGGCCCGCGCCGAGCCCGCCGCCCGCCCCGAGCCCGCCGCCGCCCCCGGTGCCGACCCCGTCGGCTCCGACCCCGCCCCCGGCACCGACCGTTCCCCCGGTCGTCCAGCCGTCGCCGTCCCCGTCGGCGCCGCCCGCGCCCACCGCTCCCGAGCCGCCCGCCACCCGCCAGTGGTGCATCACGGTGCCGTTCGGGGACTGGCTGGGCCAGTGGCTGGGAGAGCGCGAGATCTGCGTCCGCTACTGA
- a CDS encoding cytochrome encodes MTVPNQVSGGRAAHCDLADPAFWRLPRPERLAAFARLRELEAPVLFTPRPGTARTSGRPFYALVRHADVMTASRTPKVFASAPGATTPEPAGWAKALFGNSMVNMDGPEHAALRRIISRRFTPRLLAATEENIGRLAGRLVEEMIAERAGDFMPSAASRLPLEVICDLMGIPALHRPRIAEQIDHASEHVGVERRGRARLRIPGRGTASLARMQFVMARLAHERRRRPQDDLVSALVRADIDGEGLSSRELGAFFSLLLVAGVETTRNAIAHGLSLLDRHPEQRELLRSDFDRYIGGAVEEIVRHSTPIIQFRRTVVSEYELGGRLFLPGEKVALLYASANRDESVFTRPDLFDITRSPNPHLGYGGGGPHHCLGAHLARLEMTALFRELLTRRPVIRQTGDPLLVDSNFDNRVGSLPFTLGHTIT; translated from the coding sequence ATGACCGTTCCGAATCAGGTGTCCGGTGGCCGTGCGGCGCACTGCGACCTCGCCGACCCGGCCTTCTGGCGGCTGCCGCGCCCGGAGAGGCTCGCCGCCTTCGCCCGGCTGCGGGAGCTGGAGGCGCCCGTGCTGTTCACGCCCCGGCCGGGCACCGCCCGTACGTCCGGCAGACCGTTCTACGCCCTGGTGCGCCACGCGGACGTGATGACCGCGAGCCGCACCCCGAAGGTCTTCGCGAGCGCTCCGGGGGCCACCACCCCGGAACCGGCGGGCTGGGCGAAGGCCCTGTTCGGGAACTCGATGGTCAACATGGACGGGCCCGAGCACGCGGCGCTGCGCCGGATCATCTCCCGGCGCTTCACGCCGAGGCTGCTGGCCGCCACCGAGGAGAACATCGGCCGGCTGGCCGGGCGGCTGGTGGAGGAGATGATCGCGGAGCGCGCCGGCGACTTCATGCCGTCGGCGGCCTCGCGGCTGCCGCTGGAGGTGATCTGCGACCTGATGGGCATTCCGGCGCTTCACCGGCCGCGGATCGCGGAGCAGATCGACCACGCGTCGGAACATGTCGGTGTCGAGCGCCGGGGCCGGGCCAGGCTGCGGATTCCGGGGCGCGGGACGGCGTCCCTGGCCCGGATGCAGTTCGTGATGGCCCGCCTGGCGCACGAGCGCCGCCGCCGTCCGCAGGACGACCTCGTCTCGGCCCTGGTCCGGGCGGACATCGACGGCGAGGGGCTGTCGTCGCGGGAGCTCGGCGCCTTCTTCTCGCTGCTGCTCGTGGCCGGGGTGGAGACCACCCGGAACGCGATCGCGCACGGGCTGTCCCTGCTGGACCGCCATCCGGAGCAGCGGGAGCTCCTCCGGTCGGACTTCGACCGGTACATCGGCGGTGCCGTCGAGGAAATCGTCCGCCATTCGACGCCCATCATCCAGTTCCGCAGGACCGTCGTATCGGAATACGAACTGGGCGGCCGTCTCTTTCTTCCCGGGGAGAAAGTCGCCCTGCTCTACGCGTCCGCCAATCGCGATGAATCGGTTTTCACCCGTCCGGATCTCTTCGACATCACCCGGTCGCCGAATCCGCACCTGGGTTACGGGGGCGGCGGCCCGCACCACTGCCTCGGCGCCCATCTGGCCAGGCTCGAAATGACGGCCCTGTTCCGGGAACTGCTCACCCGACGCCCCGTCATCCGGCAGACCGGAGATCCACTGCTGGTCGATTCGAATTTCGACAACCGGGTCGGTTCCCTGCCGTTCACCCTCGGCCACACCATCACCTGA
- a CDS encoding tyrosinase yields MSRTTDPGGAPRGARGASRRIVLRTAFTAAVAGGTAAVLLPLRDREPDTAAAPAKGPGQPGQPGQPGQAEAGTEEFAEMYRGREIRGSVRVLVPAGGAGAAQGEAAEPVTEIRIDGRPLHVMRRADGTYLSEVTHYESFPTLRETARAAVDELGTARLRLPASHHGRTGSSHP; encoded by the coding sequence ATGAGCCGAACCACGGACCCGGGCGGCGCACCGCGTGGAGCACGCGGTGCGTCCCGCCGGATCGTCCTGCGCACCGCCTTCACCGCGGCGGTGGCCGGGGGCACCGCCGCGGTCCTCCTGCCGCTGCGCGACCGCGAGCCGGACACCGCCGCCGCACCCGCGAAAGGCCCCGGACAGCCCGGGCAGCCAGGACAGCCCGGACAGGCCGAGGCCGGGACGGAGGAGTTCGCCGAGATGTACCGGGGCCGGGAGATCCGCGGCAGCGTACGCGTCCTGGTACCGGCCGGTGGCGCGGGCGCCGCACAGGGGGAGGCCGCCGAACCGGTCACCGAGATCCGCATCGACGGCCGCCCGCTGCACGTCATGCGGCGCGCGGACGGCACCTATCTGAGTGAGGTCACGCACTACGAGTCGTTCCCCACGCTGCGCGAGACGGCCCGCGCCGCCGTGGACGAGCTCGGCACCGCCCGGCTGAGGCTCCCCGCCTCGCACCACGGGCGGACCGGGTCGTCCCACCCGTGA
- a CDS encoding tyrosinase, whose amino-acid sequence MYTRKNQRDLTRTEKRRLVDAILRIKRSGRYDDFVVMHREYYVMDTENRSRPAHMTPSFFPWHRRYLLEFERALQAVDPGVSVPYWDWTQDRSPTSSLWAEDFLGGNGRPGDRRVTTGPFAYDAGNWRVGRGVTDQNWLTRNFGRPGNNPVSLPTADDVARALKDPVYDTEPWNSISTEGFRNRIEGWGIHRVRAVGNHNRVHQWVGGPMAGAASPEDPVFWLHHSFIDLLWDRWRTAHPKSAYLPGRKPDAPGRERRHVFGLDDPMPPWNVAPRALLDHSKVYRYA is encoded by the coding sequence GTGTACACCCGCAAGAACCAGCGCGACCTGACGCGCACCGAGAAGCGGCGCCTCGTCGACGCGATCCTGAGGATCAAGCGGTCGGGCCGCTACGACGACTTCGTCGTCATGCACCGCGAGTACTACGTCATGGACACCGAGAACCGGTCGCGCCCGGCCCATATGACGCCTTCGTTCTTCCCCTGGCACCGCCGCTATCTGCTGGAGTTCGAGCGCGCCCTCCAGGCCGTGGACCCCGGGGTGAGCGTCCCGTACTGGGACTGGACCCAGGACCGCTCGCCCACCTCCTCCCTCTGGGCGGAGGACTTCCTCGGCGGCAACGGCAGGCCCGGCGACCGCCGCGTCACCACCGGCCCGTTCGCCTACGACGCGGGCAACTGGCGAGTCGGCCGCGGGGTCACCGACCAGAACTGGCTCACCCGCAACTTCGGCAGGCCCGGCAACAACCCGGTCTCCCTCCCCACCGCCGACGACGTGGCGCGGGCGTTGAAGGACCCGGTCTACGACACCGAGCCCTGGAACAGCATCAGCACCGAGGGGTTCCGCAACCGCATCGAGGGCTGGGGCATCCACCGCGTACGTGCGGTCGGCAACCACAACCGGGTCCACCAGTGGGTCGGCGGCCCGATGGCCGGGGCGGCCTCCCCCGAGGACCCGGTGTTCTGGCTCCACCACTCGTTCATCGACCTGCTCTGGGACCGCTGGCGGACGGCGCACCCGAAGTCGGCCTATCTCCCGGGCCGCAAGCCCGACGCGCCCGGCCGGGAGCGCCGCCACGTCTTCGGGCTGGACGACCCGATGCCCCCCTGGAACGTGGCCCCCCGCGCGCTCCTCGACCACAGCAAGGTCTACCGCTACGCCTGA
- a CDS encoding glycosyl transferase family 1, which produces MTAGRGSLSVTLCRDFREFGALAGEWDALHRRCATATPFQSHAWLHSWWISYGQEGRLRVLLVRRSGRLIGAAPLMLAHRPMPLLVPMGGAISDFFDILLDEEEAGYAVGALQRGLDRAARHAVIDLREVRPDASAQLLFGRWPGARSRLTDSTCMELPARPLGDLVARLTGSRGQRLRAKLRRIDALDVEARTVPQDGVPAAIGTLLRLHELQWRDRGVNPEHLRARFSDHLVRSVGRMVADGSAAVTEFRLGGRVVAANLSLQSAQLAGGYMYGADPGLRERKVDVSTILLREVAQQASDTGREVLSLLRGAEQYKNHWQPVTVVNQRLLLARPGLEPLLRLRESQVAVRERAVETVKARFPAARDWHGRLTTLPVIGR; this is translated from the coding sequence ATGACGGCCGGCCGGGGCAGCCTCTCCGTGACGCTCTGCCGGGACTTCCGGGAGTTCGGCGCGCTCGCCGGGGAGTGGGACGCGCTGCACCGCCGCTGCGCCACCGCCACCCCGTTCCAGAGCCACGCGTGGCTCCATTCGTGGTGGATCTCCTACGGTCAGGAGGGGCGGCTGCGGGTCCTGCTGGTCCGCCGTTCGGGGCGTCTGATCGGCGCCGCGCCGCTGATGCTGGCGCACCGTCCGATGCCGCTGCTGGTGCCGATGGGCGGGGCGATCTCCGACTTCTTCGACATCCTGCTGGACGAGGAGGAGGCCGGGTACGCGGTCGGGGCACTCCAGCGCGGTCTGGACCGGGCCGCCCGGCACGCCGTGATCGATCTGCGGGAGGTCCGGCCGGACGCCTCGGCGCAGCTGCTGTTCGGCCGGTGGCCCGGGGCCCGGAGCAGGCTGACCGACTCCACGTGCATGGAGCTGCCCGCGCGGCCGCTGGGCGATCTCGTGGCGCGGCTCACCGGTTCGCGGGGCCAGCGGCTGCGGGCGAAGCTGCGCAGGATCGATGCCCTGGACGTCGAGGCCCGCACGGTCCCGCAGGACGGGGTGCCCGCGGCCATCGGCACGCTGCTGCGGCTCCATGAGCTCCAGTGGCGTGACCGGGGGGTCAACCCCGAGCACCTGCGGGCGCGGTTCTCGGACCATCTGGTCCGTTCCGTGGGGCGGATGGTGGCGGACGGCTCGGCCGCCGTCACGGAGTTCCGGCTGGGCGGCAGGGTCGTGGCGGCCAACCTCTCCCTCCAGTCCGCGCAGCTGGCGGGCGGCTACATGTACGGGGCCGATCCGGGGCTGCGGGAGCGGAAGGTCGATGTGTCGACCATACTGCTGCGCGAGGTGGCCCAGCAGGCGTCGGACACCGGCCGTGAGGTGCTGAGCCTGCTGCGCGGCGCGGAGCAGTACAAGAACCACTGGCAGCCGGTCACGGTGGTCAACCAGCGGCTGCTGCTGGCCCGCCCGGGTCTCGAACCGCTGCTGCGGCTGCGCGAGTCGCAGGTGGCGGTACGGGAGCGGGCGGTGGAGACCGTGAAGGCCAGGTTCCCCGCCGCGCGGGACTGGCACGGGCGGCTTACCACGCTTCCCGTCATCGGCCGGTGA
- a CDS encoding lipopolysaccharide biosynthesis protein has protein sequence MTESPEQQRPVVPRRRLRTALTRLPQWWPLPACVLLGTVSGLSYGLLASPQYEATSYAMAVAEEETNPAAALGFAQSYGRLVTSDATLSYAQGAAGEPLHALRGQVRSETSPDSPMIAVTGTSDQPGKAADIANAVIEAVIVSSGHVSKDTGVKLIKFTHAMKPDQPVSPSVPLGTAVGTAAGGLLGGLVLLVRPRRTDWSVSAQVPGPTAAEVPGPSATEDGSTAEGRELVR, from the coding sequence ATGACCGAGTCCCCCGAGCAGCAGCGCCCCGTCGTCCCGCGCCGTCGGCTCCGCACCGCCCTCACCCGGCTGCCCCAGTGGTGGCCCCTGCCCGCCTGTGTGCTGCTGGGCACGGTGTCCGGGCTCTCGTACGGCCTGCTCGCGTCCCCCCAGTACGAGGCCACCAGCTACGCCATGGCGGTCGCCGAGGAGGAGACGAACCCCGCCGCCGCGCTGGGGTTCGCGCAGTCCTACGGGCGCCTCGTCACCAGCGACGCGACCCTCTCCTACGCCCAGGGCGCGGCCGGTGAGCCGCTGCACGCGCTGCGCGGCCAGGTGCGGTCCGAGACCTCCCCCGACTCGCCGATGATCGCGGTGACGGGCACGTCGGACCAGCCGGGCAAGGCGGCCGACATCGCCAACGCGGTGATCGAGGCCGTCATCGTCAGCAGCGGCCATGTCTCCAAGGACACCGGGGTGAAGCTCATCAAGTTCACCCACGCCATGAAGCCGGACCAGCCCGTCTCGCCGTCGGTGCCGCTGGGCACCGCCGTGGGGACGGCGGCAGGCGGTCTGCTGGGCGGCCTCGTGCTGCTCGTACGCCCCCGGCGCACGGACTGGAGCGTCTCCGCCCAGGTGCCCGGGCCCACCGCGGCCGAGGTCCCCGGGCCGAGCGCCACCGAGGACGGCAGCACCGCCGAGGGACGGGAGCTCGTGCGATGA